The Coffea arabica cultivar ET-39 chromosome 9e, Coffea Arabica ET-39 HiFi, whole genome shotgun sequence genome has a window encoding:
- the LOC113709842 gene encoding NAC domain-containing protein 4-like, giving the protein MADIIPIGFRFRPSEEELISLLWLKVTNQLDETDHIKEKILYSDGAEPWDVLGDNDVRWQFYDDSEKGASTKRMVYVFAKLTRLSAKKAGRTTGLGTWDGETKSYPVEDMSTGEKIGSRRMLSYVRILVQ; this is encoded by the coding sequence ATGGCTGATATCATTCCCATAGGGTTTCGTTTTAGACCCAGTGAGGAAGAACTCATTTCCCTACTTTGGCTGAAGGTTACAAACCAACTTGATGAAACAGACCATATCAAGGAGAAGATACTTTACAGTGACGGTGCAGAACCATGGGATGTTTTGGGGGATAATGATGTTCGTTGGCAATTCTATGATGATAGCGAAAAAGGGGCTAGTACGAAAAGAATGGTTTATGTTTTTGCCAAGTTGACGAGATTGAGTGCCAAGAAAGCTGGGAGAACGACTGGTTTGGGGACGTGGGACGGAGAAACGAAATCGTACCCAGTTGAGGATATGAGTACTGGTGAGAAAATTGGTTCAAGGAGGATGCTAAGTTATGTTCGAATTCTGGTTCAATAA
- the LOC113709292 gene encoding uncharacterized protein, which produces MLKRRMEIKKIEHKAKRNTAFRTRRKELFKMASEFGQDFGAHVAVVTIHEAGNVFAFGHPNLTSVVQNYKEAKEVESSKRDDDDDQEVVQEIQNLSPVDFAETKESTDDDEDESNSDGEIKVKKGKSLFWKRDDDHQEVQYMLGDQRNKSDQMDFSLPLRHNKVEKNESCGMMIRNKSESGKGLALDLPEGGSQKNDANQEEQDLRKEVKTQGLSTVDSNMIWSLLRKLLRKLHHVEDLELHELEQLIAEMEEIEKKILDRANQIMRSSADPSGDSGKDSSI; this is translated from the coding sequence AtgttgaaaagaagaatggagaTTAAGAAAATTGAGCACAAGGCCAAGCGAAACACTGCATTCAGAACCAGGCGAAAAGAGCTGTTCAAGATGGCCAGTGAATTTGGCCAAGATTTTGGTGCACATGTAGCGGTCGTCACCATCCATGAAGCGGGCAATGTTTTTGCCTTTGGTCATCCTAATCTTACATCCGTTGTCCAGAATTATAAAGAAGCTAAGGAAGTTGAATCATCTAAAagggatgatgatgatgatcaagAAGTAGTACAGGAAATACAGAATCTGTCTCCAGTTGATTTTGCTGAAACAAAGGAAAGcactgatgatgatgaagatgagagcaactctgaTGGTGAGATAAAAgttaagaaaggaaaatcacTATTTTGGAAAAGAGACGATGATCATCAAGAAGTTCAATATATGCTTGGTGATCAGAGAAACAAGTCTGATCAGATGGATTTCTCACTACCTCTGAGGCATAATAAAGTAGAAAAAAATGAGAGCTGTGGCATGATGATCAGGAACAAGTCTGAATCTGGAAAGGGTCTTGCACTTGACTTGCCTGAAGGAGGAAGCCAAAAGAATGATGCCAATCAAGAAGAGCAAGATTTAAGGAAAGAGGTGAAAACGCAGGGGCTTTCAACTGTAGATTCAAATATGATATGGAGCTTGTTGAGAAAATTGCTCCGAAAATTGCACCATGTTGAAGATTTGGAGTTGCATGAACTTGAACAACTTATAGCTGAGATGGAAGAGATAGAAAAGAAGATATTGGATCGGGCTAATCAGATCATGAGGAGCAGTGCTGATCCTTCTGGTGACTCCGGAAAAGATTCAAGTATCTGA
- the LOC113710236 gene encoding UDP-arabinose 4-epimerase 1: MLSLNRTRTQSRSTRSMSLGGMDYVDPKKKSNVVGKVFMAAALTALCIIMLKRSPTFNTPSPFAHYEPGVTHVLVTGGAGYIGSHAAFRLLKDSYRVTIVDNLSRGNLGAIKVLQELFPEPGRLQFIYTDLGDAKAVHRIFSENAFDAVMHFAAVAYVGESTMDPLKYYHNITSNTLGVLEAMHTHGVKTLIYSSTCATYGEPEKMPITEQTPQKPINPYGKAKKMAEDIILDFHKNSDMAVMILRYFNVIGSDPEGRLGEAPRPELREHGRISGACFDAARGIIPGLKVRGTDYKTEDGTCIRDYIDVTDLVDAHVKALEKAKPGKVGIYNVGTGRGRSVKEFVEACKKATGVPLKVDYLPRRPGDYAEVYSDPTKIRTELNWTAKYTNLHESLRVAWRWQKAHINGYSTPQSI; encoded by the exons ATGCTAAGTCTTAACAGGACAAGAACTCAATCAAGGTCTACTAGATCTATGTCTTTAGGAG GCATGGATTATGTCGATCCAAAGAAAAAGAGCAATGTTGTAGGCAAAGTTTTTATGGCTGCAGCATTAACTGCATTATGCATCATTATGCTTAAAAGATCTCCAACATTCAATACCCCGAGCCCG TTTGCTCATTATGAACCAGGTGTTACTCATGTATTAGTAACTGGAGGTGCTGGATATATTGGTTCCCATGCTGCATTTAGGCTTCTAAAAGATTCATACCGAGTAACAATAGTG GACAATCTCTCGAGAGGAAACCTGGGTGCCATAAAGGTTCTACAAGAACTATTTCCAGAACCCGGCAGACTTCAATTTATATACACTGACTTGGGAGATGCAAAAGCT GTGCACAGAATATTTTCAGAAAATGCGTTTGATGCAGTGATGCATTTTGCAGCTGTTGCATATGTTGGAGAGAGCACTATGGATCCACTCAA GTATTATCACAATATCACGTCAAATACACTTGGTGTATTGGAAGCCATGCATACACATGGTGTGAAGACTTTGATATATTCTAGTACATGTGCAACATATGGAGAGCCAGAAAAGATGCCTATTACAGAACAAACTCCACAG AAACCAATTAATCCTTACGGAAAAGCCAAGAAGATGGCAGAGGATATTATTCTGGATTTTCATAAGAATTCAGACATGGCTGTCATGATTTTAAG ATACTTCAATGTGATTGGTTCAGATCCAGAAGGAAGACTAGGTGAAGCTCCTCGACCAGAACTACGTGAGCATGGTAGGATATCAGGTGCTTGCTTTGATGCTGCTCGTGGAATAATTCCAGGGCTTAAG GTGAGAGGAACAGACTACAAGACTGAAGATGGAACCTGTATCCGGGATTATATTGATGTCACTGATCTTGTTGATGCTCATGTCAAAGCCCTTGAGAAGGCAAAGCCTGGGAAAGTTGGAATTTACAATGTTGGAACGGGGAGAG GTCGATCTGTAAAGGAGTTTGTGGAGGCCTGCAAGAAGGCGACAGGAGTACCTCTCAAGGTCGACTACCTTCCCCGTCGGCCTGGTGATTATGCTGAAGTATACAGTGATCCAACTAAAATTAGGACAGAACTAAACTGGACAGCAAAATACACCAATCTTCACGAGAGTTTGCGGGTAGCCTGGAGATGGCAGAAGGCACATATTAATGGATATAGCACACCTCAGTCAATTTAG
- the LOC113710468 gene encoding pentatricopeptide repeat-containing protein At1g30610, chloroplastic: MAQVGLPLTESSLVFGPNYIQNSIFPSGFPVSQRPFFGIALKFQLHKVKKQSTRIITGSLLANKNVVDEKEFQFKPSFDEYLKAMESVKASREKQGPQNSKKDGNSRGKRANQNDTLKDSDRKDNSFSKGDEEDGELRGIGGEVSSVFMGKEGKDDRLSKTVKVKKKNVELKKTRKPMKKSSTSGENDSNESEALHIIDRAAFKPLEQLDDVYDKPRITRVDMEERIQKLAKCLNGADIDMPEWMFSKMMRSAKIRFSDHSVLRIIQILGKLGNWRRVLQVIEWIQLRERFKSHKLRFIYTTALNVLGKSRRPVEALNLFQSMQQQMCTYPDLVAYRCIAVTLGQAGHMKELFHVIDCMRSLPKKKFKTGFLEKWDPRLEPDVVVYNAVLNACVKRKNWEGAFWVLQQLKQQGQPPSSTTYGLVMEVMLACGKYNLVHDFFRKMQKTCIPNALTYKVLLNTLWREGKIDEAILAVEEMERRGIIGTASLYYDLARCLCSAQRCHEALMQIDKLCRVANKPLVVTFTGLIQACVDSGNAKNGAYIFEHMQKFCSPNLVTYNIMLKAFLNQGMFEEAKQLFLRLLENSHTINSKSDYKEKVTPDLYTFNTMLEGCAAEEKWDDLEWVYVEMLKSGYHFNSKRHLQIILDASNAGKGELLEMVWMHLVQGDQIPPFLLISQMFRIKLEQGNFTAALSCFACHPSINSQAFSTKWWLKFFADNVHSLEKDTFVKLMHSANSLVARTDAQNLILQNLKLSCMEFLSQQMASNELSLTEVADRTHCTSTTAFVY, translated from the exons ATGGCTCAAGTGGGTCTTCCTTTAACCGAAAGTTCTTTAGTTTTTGGACCAAATTACATCCAAAATTCAATCTTTCCATCTGGGTTTCCTGTATCTCAAAGACCCTTTTTCGGAATTGCCTTGAAATTTCAATTGCACAAGGTAAAGAAGCAAAGCACCAGAATTATTACTGGTTCTTTATTAGCTAATAAGAATGTTGTTGATGAGAAAGAGTTTCAATTCAAACCCTCCTTCGATGAGTACTTGAAGGCCATGGAGTCGGTGAAAGCTAGCAGAGAAAAGCAGGGccctcaaaattcaaaaaaagatGGGAATTCGAGGGGCAAAAGAGCGAATCAAAATGATACATTGAAGGATTCTGATAGGAAAGACAATAGTTTTAGCAAAGGGGATGAAGAAGATGGTGAATTAAGGGGCATTGGAGGGGAAGTTTCTAGTGTGTTTATgggaaaagaagggaaagatGATAGGCTTAGTAAGACTGTTAAAGTGAAGAAGAAGAATGTTGAGTTGAAGAAGACGAGGAAGCCTATGAAGAAGTCTTCTACTAGTGGTGAGAATGACAGCAATGAGAGTGAGGCTTTACATATAATTGATAGGGCTGCATTTAAACCATTGGAACAACTGGATGATGTTTATGATAAGCCAAGAATTACCAGGGTGGATATGGAAGAGAGGATTCAGAAACTAGCTAAATG TCTCAATGGTGCAGATATTGACATGCCTGAGTGGATGTTTTCTAAAATGATGCGAAGTGCCAAGATTAGATTCTCAGATCATTCAGTGCTGAGGATCATCCAGATATTGGGTAAGCTGGGAAACTGGAGGCGTGTGCTTCAAGTCATTGAGTGGATTCAGTTGCGCGAGCGCTTCAAATCGCATAAGCTAAG ATTCATTTACACAACTGCACTTAATGTGCTAGGAAAGTCGAGGAGGCCTGTGGAGGCACTCAACTTGTTTCAGTCAATGCAG CAACAAATGTGCACATATCCAGATCTTGTAGCTTATCGTTGTATTGCTGTCACACTTGGACAAGCAGGACACATGAAGGAACTTTTTCATGTAATAGATTGCATGAGGTCTCTTCCGAAAAAGAAGTTCAAGACcggttttcttgaaaaatgggATCCTCGATTGGAGCCAGATGTTGTTGTCTACAATGCA GTTCTAAATGCTTGTGTGAAGCGCAAAAATTGGGAAGGTGCATTCTGGGTGTTGCAGCAGCTAAAGCAACAAGGCCAGCCTCCCTCGAGCACGACATATGGTCTAGTCATGGAG GTGATGCTTGCATGCGGAAAGTACAACTTGGTTCATGATTTTTTcaggaaaatgcaaaaaacaTGTATTCCAAATGCCTTAACTTACAAAG TTCTTCTGAACACTTTGTGGAGGGAAGGTAAAATTGACGAAGCTATATTAGCTGTTGAAGAAATGGAAAGGCGAGGAATTATTGGTACCGCCAGTTTGTACTATGACCTGGCTCGTTGCCTTTGTAGTGCCCAAAGGTGTCACGAGGCACTAATGCAA ATCGACAAATTATGCAGAGTTGCAAATAAGCCTTTGGTGGTGACGTTTACTGGATTGATTCAAGCATGTGTTGATTCTGGTAATGCTAAAAATGGAGCATATATCTTTGAACATATGCAGAAGTTCTGTTCTCCAAACTTGGTTACCTATAATATAATGCTAAAGGCCTTCCTGAATCAAGGGATGTTTGAAGAAGCAAAGCAGTTGTTTCTGAGATTATTAGAAAACAGCCACACTATAAATAGTAAATCAGATTACAAAGAAAAGGTTACACCAGATCTTTACACATTTAACACGATGCTGGAGGGATGTGCTGCAGAAGAGAAGTGGGACGATCTTGAGTGGGTATATGTAGAGATGTTAAAATCTGGTTACCACTTCAATTCAAAACGTCATCTTCAAATAATATTGGATGCCAGCAATGCTGGAAAG GGAGAACTCTTGGAGATGGTCTGGATGCATTTGGTTCAGGGAGATCAGATTCCGCCATTCCTGCTGATTAGCCAAATGTTTCGCATAAAACTGGAGCAAGGTAACTTCACTGCTGCTCTCTCTTGCTTTGCTTGCCATCCTTCTATTAACTCGCAGGCATTTTCCACCAAGTGGTGGTTAAAGTTCTTCGCGGACAACGTTCATAGCTTGGAGAAGGATACATTTGTCAAGCTGATGCACTCTGCGAATTCATTGGTTGCCAGAACCGATGCCCAAAATCTCATACTCCAAAATCTAAAGCTATCCTGTATGGAATTTTTAAGCCAGCAGATGGCATCTAATGAACTTAGTTTAACAGAAGTAGCTGATAGAACTCATTGCACAAGCACAACTGCTTTTGTATATTAA